In the Pungitius pungitius chromosome 5, fPunPun2.1, whole genome shotgun sequence genome, one interval contains:
- the snx2 gene encoding sorting nexin-2, which produces MAEAAREPPPQHTDFQELEDGEDLFPEHSATLESEPASLAAEDISNGPKPDSLFDDDPEDLFAEATEEVSLDSPERDVLLSDGPSPAITPVTPPCSVITPHLAHDDMFTHSSFDEMEEEEGGDSFDMQISVSHPEKVGDGMNAYMAYKVSIKTSMSLFKSHEFSVKRRFSDFLGLHSKLASKYLHVGYVVPPVPEKSIVGMTKVKVGKEDQSSNDFVEKRRSSLERYLMRTVKHPVLLKDPDVLQFLESSELPRAVSTQALSSAGLLRMVNKAAEAVNKMTIKMNESDAWFEEKQQHFDNLDVQLRKLHASVESLVCHRKELSGNTALFAKSAAMLGNSEDHTALSRALSQLAEVEEKMEQLHQDQANADFYFFSELLGDYVRLIGAVKAVFDHRMRTWQKLQDSQILLQKKREAETKLQFNNKPDKVQQAKDEIRELETKVQQGERDFDQISKTIRKEVSRFEKERVKDFKSIIIKYLESLVQTQQQLIKYWDAFLPEAKAIS; this is translated from the exons ATGGCGGAAGCAGCCAGGGAGCCCCCGCCGCAGCACACCGACttccaggagctggaggacgggGAGGACCTGTTCCCGGAGCACAGCGCCACCCTGGAG tcagaACCAGCCAGTCTCGCTGCTGAAGACATCTCAAATGGACCCAAACCGGATTCACTGTTTGATGACGACCCAGAAGACCTGTTTGcag AGGCCACGGAGGAGGTGTCCTTGGACAGCCCGGAGAGAGACGTCCTGCTCTCAGACGGCCCGTCGCCCGCCATCACCCCCGTGACCCCCCCCTGCTCCGTCATCACGCCGCACCTCGCCCACGACGACATGTTCACACACTCCTCCTTCGACGAG atggaagaagaggaaggaggcgaTTCCTTCGACATGCAGATCTCAGTGTCCCACCCCGAGAAAGTGG gtgACGGGATGAACGCCTACATGGCCTACAAAGTGTCCATCAAG ACGTCCATGTCTCTTTTTAAGAGTCATGAGTTCTCAGTTAAAAGACGTTTCAGTGACTTTCTGGGTCTACACAGCAAACTGGCCTCTAAGTACCTGCACGTGGGCTACGTCGTCCCCCCCGTGCCAGAGAAAAGCATTGTGG GGATGACCAAGGTGAAGGTGGGGAAGGAGGACCAGTCGTCCAACGACTTTGTGGAGAAGAGGCGCTCGTCTCTGGAGAG GTACCTGATGAGGACGGTGAAGCACCCCGTCCTGCTGAAGGACCCCGACGTGCTGCAGTTCCTGGAGAGCTCCGAG tTGCCGCGGGCCGTCAGCACTCAGGCTCTGAGCAGCGCCGGACTCCTCCGAATGGTCAACAAAGCCGCGGAGGCCGTCAACAAGATGACCATCAAGATGAACGAGTCAGACGCC TGGTtcgaggagaagcagcagcacttTGACAACCTGGACGTCCAGCTGAGGAAACTTCACGCCAGCGTCGAGTCTCTGGTGTGTCACAGGAAGG AGCTCTCGGGGAACACGGCGCTCTTCGCCAAGTCGGCGGCCATGTTGGGGAACAGCGAGGACCACACGGCTCTGTCCCGGGCGCTGTCCCAGCTGgccgaggtggaggagaagatggagcagcTGCACCAGGACCAGGCCAACGCTGACTTCTACTTCTTCTCCGAGCTGCTGGGCGACTACGTCCGCCTCATCGGAGCCgtcaag gccgtCTTTGACCACAGGATGAGGACTTGGCAGAAGCTTCAGGACTCTCAGATTCTCCTTCAGAAGAAACGAGAAGCTGAAACCAAACTTCAGTTCAACAACAAACCCGACAAAGTGCAGCAGGCCAAGGACGAGATcagagag CTGGAGACGAAGGtccagcagggagagagagactttgATCAAATCTCCAAAACCATACGCAAAGAAGTCAGCCGGTTTGAG AAAGAGCGAGTAAAGGACTTTAAAAGCATCATCATCAAGTACCTGGAGTCACTGGTTCAGACACAACAGCAG CTGATAAAATACTGGGACGCCTTCTTACCCGAAGCCAAGGCCATCTCATAG